A genome region from Physeter macrocephalus isolate SW-GA chromosome 4, ASM283717v5, whole genome shotgun sequence includes the following:
- the RAB29 gene encoding ras-related protein Rab-7L1 isoform X2, producing the protein MVRLQLWDIAGQERFTSMTRLYYRDASACVIMFDVTNATTFSNSQRWKQDLDSKLTLPNGEPVPCLLLANKCDLSPWAVSRDQVDRFSKENGFTGWTETSVKENKNVNEAMRVLIEKMMSNSREDMSLSTQGNYINLQTKPSSSWACC; encoded by the exons GGCAGGAGCGCTTCACCTCTATGACCCGACTTTACTATCGGGATGCCTCTGCCTGTGTTATTATGTTTGATGTTACCAACGCCACTACCTTCAGCAACAGCCAAAGATGGAAACAGGACCTGGACAGCAAGCTCACACTACCTAATGGAGAGCCGGTGCCCTGCCTGCTCTTAGCCAACAAG tGTGATCTGTCCCCTTGGGCAGTGAGCCGAGACCAGGTTGACCGGTTCAGTAAAGAGAATGGTTTCACAGGTTGGACAGAAACATCAGTCAAGGAGAACAAAAATGTTAATGAGGCCATGAG agtcCTCATTGAAAAGATGATGAGCAATTCCAGAGAAGATATGTCTTTGTCCACCCAAGGGAACTACATCAACCTGCAGACCAAGCCCTCTTCCAGCTGGGCCTGCTGCTAG